The window NNNNNNNNNNNNNNNNNNNNNNNNNNNNNNNNNNNNNNNNNNNNNNNNNNNNNNNNNNNNNNNNNNNNNNNNNNNNNNNNNNNNNNNNNNNNNNNNNNNNNNNNNNNNNNNNNNNNNNNNNNNNNNNNNNNNNNNNNNNNNNNNNNNNNNNNNNNNNNNNNNNNNNNNNNNNNNNNNNNNNNNNNNNNNNNNNNNNNNNNNNNNNNNNNNNNNNNNNNNNNNNNNNNNNNNNNNNNNNNNNNNNNNNNNNNNNNNNNNNNNNNNNNNNNNNNNNNNNNNNNNNNNNNNNNNNNNNNNNNNNNNNNNNNNNNNNNNNNNNNNNNNNNNNNNNNNNNNNNNNNNNNNNNNNNNNNNNNNNNNNNNNNNNNNNNNNNNNNNNNNNNNNNNNNNNNNNNNNNNNNNNNNNNNNNNNNNNNNNNNNNNNNNNNNNNNNNNNNNNNNNNNNNNNNNNNNNNNNNNNNNNNNNNNNNNNNNNNNNNNNNNNNNNNNNNNNNNNNNNNNNNNNNNNNNNNNNNNNNNNNNNNNNNNNNNNNNNNNNNNNNNNNNNNNNNNNNNNNNNNNNNNNNNNNNNNNNNNNNNNNNNNNNNNNNNNNNNNNNNNNNNNNNNNNNNNNNNNNNNNNNNNNNNNNNNNNNNNNNNNNNNNNNNNNNNNNNNNNNNNNNNNNNNNNNNNNNNNNNNNNNNNNNNNNNNNNNNNNNNNNNNNNNNNNNNNNNNNNNNNNNNNNNNNNNNNNNNNNNNNNNNNNNNNNNNNNNNNNNNNNNNNNNNNNNNNNNNNNNNNNNNNNNNNNNNNNNNNNNNNNNNNNNNNNNNNNNNNNNNNNNNNNNNNNNNNNNNNNNNNNNNNNNNNNNNNNNNNNNNNNNNNNNNNNNNNNNNNNNNNNNNNNNNNNNNNNNNNNNNNNNNNNNNNNNNNNNNNNNNNNNNNNNNNNNNNNNNNNNNNNNNNNNNNNNNNNNNNNNNNNNNNNNNNNNNNNNNNNNNNNNNNNNNNNNNNNNNNNNNNNNNNNNNNNNNNNNNNNNNNNNNNNNNNNNNNNNNNNNNNNNNNNNNNNNNNNNNNNNNNNNNNNNNNNNNNNNNNNNNNNNNNNNNNNNNNNNNNNNNNNNNNNNNNNNNNNNNNNNNNNNNNNNNNNNNNNNNNNNNNNNNNNNNNNNNNNNNNNNNNNNNNNNNNNNNNNNNNNNNNNNNNNNNNNNNNNNNNNNNNNNNNNNNNNNNNNNNNNNNNNNNNNNNNNNNNNNNNNNNNNNNNNNNNNNNNNNNNNNNNNNNNNNNNNNNNNNNNNNNNNNNNNNNNNNNNNNNNNNNNNNNNNNNNNNNNNNNNNNNNNNNNNNNNNNNNNNNNNNNNNNNNNNNNNNNNNNNNNNNNNNNNNNNNNNNNNNNNNNNNNNNNNNNNNNNNNNNNNNNNNNNNNNNNNNNNNNNNNNNNNNNNNNNNNNNNNNNNNNNNNNNNNNNNNNNNNNNNNNNNNNNNNNNNNNNNNNNNNNNNNNNNNNNNNNNNNNNNNNNNNNNNNNNNNNNNNNNNNNNNNNNNNNNNNNNNNNNNNNNNNNNNNNNNNNNNNNNNNNNNNNNNNNNNNNNNNNNNNNNNNNNNNNNNNNNNNNNNNNNNNNNNNNNNNNNNNNNNNNNNNNNNNNNNNNNNNNNNNNNNNNNNNNNNNNNNNNNNNNNNNNNNNNNNNNNNNNNNNNNNNNNNNNNNNNNNNNNNNNNNNNNNNNNNNNNNNNNNNNNNNNNNNNNNNNNNNNNNNNNNNNNNNNNNNNNNNNNNNNNNNNNNNNNNNNNNNNNNNNNNNNNNNNNNNNNNNNNNNNNNNNNNNNNNNNNNNNNNNNNNNNNNNNNNNNNNNNNNNNNNNNNNNNNNNNNNNNNNNNNNNNNNNNNNNNNNNNNNNNNNNNNNNNNNNNNNNNNNNNNNNNNNNNNNNNNNNNNNNNNNNNNNNNNNNNNNNNNNNNNNNNNNNNNNNNNNNNNNNNNNNNNNNNNNNNNNNNNNNNNNNNNNNNNNNNNNNNNNNNNNNNNNNNNNNNNNNNNNNNNNNNNNNNNNNNNNNNNNNNNNNNNNNNNNNNNNNNNNNNNNNNNNNNNNNNNNNNNNNNNNNNNNNNNNNNNNNNNNNNNNNNNNNNNNNNNNNNNNNNNNNNNNNNNNNNNNNNNNNNNNNNNNNNNNNNNNNNNNNNNNNNNNNNNNNNNNNNNNNNNNNNNNNNNNNNNNNNNNNNNNNNNNNNNNNNNNNNNNNNNNNNNNNNNNNNNNNNNNNNNNNNNNNNNNNNNNNNNNNNNNNNNNNNNNNNNNNNNNNNNNNNNNNNNNNNNNNNNNNNNNNNNNNNNNNNNNNNNNNNNNNNNNNNNNNNNNNNNNNNNNNNNNNNNNNNNNNNNNNNNNNNNNNNNNNNNNNNNNNNNNNNNNNNNNNNNNNNNNNNNNNNNNNNNNNNNNNNNNNNNNNNNNNNNNNNNNNNNNNNNNNNNNNNNNNNNNNNNNNNNNNNNNNNNNNNNNNNNNNNNNNNNNNNNNNNNNNNNNNNNNNNNNNNNNNNNNNNNNNNNNNNNNNNNNNNNNNNNNNNNNNNNNNNNNNNNNNNNNNNNNNNNNNNtcctccgcagggtggctgggctctcccttagagagagaagctcggtcatccgggagggactcagagtagagccgctgctcctccacgtcgagaggagccagttgaggctcgggcatctggtcaggatgcctcctggacgcctccctggtgaggagttcaggtcccaccgggaggaggggagacccaggacacgctggagggacgacgtctctctatggcctgggaacgccttgggattatgagaaataaaaagttaaattgaGGATTGTTCAGCATCGTATGAAGTTATtataatatttcatattaaactgaaatactttgtcttttaaaatcagcatcaaattattatcagactttgaaattagtttgatttaaagaattaaatgaTCAGAttcttttttcataaaagtaactttattacttttataaaaaaaaaagtctttattctGATATTACGGCGATAATATCGACGCTCCGCACACAGGACTGAAATACAATCCAACTTCTGATATTAATTTCTgtaatttctaatttatttggaaaagaaaatcagaaattataATCTATCATCCATCAGTTTATCAATCAGATTATTGATCCAGATATTAAGCCATGAAGGTTAAACTTGAATTAAAACTGTGCAGATTACagcaaactgtgtgtgtgtgtgtgtgtgtgtgtgtgtgtgtgtgtgtgtgtgtgtgtgtgtgtgtgtgtgtgtgtgtgtgtgtgtgtgtgtgtgtggctacATTACCCTTGGCTAACTGGTTCAACACACACTGGGTTACATTAGCATAATATTACACACAGCAGTGTGTTCTGGTTAAGGCAAACTGCAGCGTTTTGACATTAATACCATCAGTTCATATTTaatacagcagaaaaacaaacattattaaagGTTAAAGCAGCTTCTGTCCAAATGACGACACTCTggatctttattttgtttttcttaaaactttcaTATTTCATAATAATCAAACTGCATTAAAGCTCAGATTCTAACTGAAACTccttgaatgtttgttttatttttcttttctgtttggtttaataaataatgttcaCATGAAAACtgagaattattttaaagttatgatgtaaatatgataaaatatcagtaaaaaagGCCAAAAGATGCAGGTTTAGTTTGAATGATGGTTAAATTTGAgcatcttcaaaataaaaactacaaacattttaaaacatcaacagtttatgaaaacagttttttttcttttctatattttctgtctgtttataGCCTCAGCTGTGTCTGTCTGTATATTAGGAAGCTAACGTTTAGCGGTTAGCATCCAGGTTATATTAGGAAGCTAACATTTAGCGGTTAGCATCCAGGTTATATTAGGAAGCTAACATTTAGTGGTTAGCATCCAGGTTATATTAGGAAGCTAACATTTAGTGGTTAGCATCCAGGTTGTATTGTGAAGCTAACTTTTAGCGGTTAGAATCCAGGTTGTATTGTGAAGCTAACGTTTAGCGGTTAGCATCCAGGTTACTTTATGAAGCTAACAYTTAGYGGTTAGCATCYAGGTTRTATTGTGAAGCTAATGTTTAGCGGTTAGCATCCAGGTTACTTTATGAAGCTAACACTTAGCAGTTAGCATCTAGGTTATATTGTGAAGCTAATGTTTAGCGGTTAGCATCCAGGAGGAAACTTTCTCACagtgagaaacagaaacaaatatctTTGCTTTGCTTCAGGCTGGCTgtgaaaaatctgacatttccAAGAGATCTGAAGctaatttccatatttttattcagttgtaGATCATAACTGAACATTTCATGGTTTACTGGGTTCATTAATATCTacctggtttttattttatggctgaagttaaataaataaatgtcgcCTCTGTTTAAGAACAAGCAACACATCTTTCTgccctattttattttattaattattatagTAATTAAATGTATATTCTGTCTATAATGTGACTGAAGTTTATCTGGtctgaaactaaaacattattCAAGATGTCTTGTTTCTAAACGATGTgctttttacagctttaataGGATTAAAATAGCAGGAATTATGatactgcaaaacaaaattttaccaagtattttagttcagtttccagtgcaaaaatgttaaaatactgGAAATAAGATGAAACCAACATTTAAGTAAATCTTCagcaagaagtttgttttaaaaggttataGAAGTAAAGAAATCAGCTGGAGgagataaaatgtatttagaataaatgattatttcctgaaaacaaactgaagttaaaataaaccagtttGTCTCGTTTCAACTGGAGAATTTgagctaaaaactaaaatcctgGTTGATCAGCGAATTGTTCCAGAGATTCTGATCTGTAATCATGTCCAGATGGATCCTCGTCCATCGGACCTCATcgctccacttcctgtctgccaACGTCACAAAGCCATCTGATTGGTTGAATGAATGGTCCTGGTTCTGACGGCTGGGATCCAACTGGACCGAACCGGATCAATTCTGACTAAACTCCAcatgcagctgaagcagcagccgGCGTTCcgctcggttctggttctgagttCTGAACCCGCTCCACCCCGTCTCCGTCCGCCTCCCCGGTCGCCAGCTGCTTCATCCTCAGGTTGATGGAGCCGTAGGTCCTTTTGGGCCGGACGAAGGCGGCGCGGCGGCGGTACATCTCGCCCCGGCAGATGGAGACCATGAGCAGGACGGACAGGAACATCCCGCCCAGCGTCAGCAGGCCCAGGCCGGCGATGATGCACCTGTCCAGGTGCGAGCCCAGCCGGGCGTAGTGCAGCTCCAGCTTCTCCATCTGCCGCGCCGACACAGAGTCCGGATCCACGCCGGCGTCTCGGGGGACGGTGTAGGCCACCACCACCAGCACGATGCCGCtcaccagcagaaccagcgcCACCACGAAGCCCAGGTCCGCTGAGCGGCCGTCGGCCGGGCCCGGCGCCGCCAGGCCCACACCTtcatcacctcctcctcctcctcctctggcgGCGCCGTCCTCATCGTCACACGACTCTGGagaaacctgcagctgcaggagaaggaaagtgttaaaaatacataaataatattttaataaggATCAAAGATggagacaagaagaaaaagagaaaagatacaaaaacagcaaaacaccaAATCTGTTCAGTTTCTGGTTCTAACATCTTtttacacttcaaataagaaaactaactttaaaGTAACTTTCCAGAAAAACAggagtttatttttagtcaataattctttaatattgatttaataaagTTCTTGTTTATCTTAATAAAAAGTTACTAATAAATTATGTTGGTGGTCTTTGGAATGAACTAACAGAAATACTCTAACGGTTGCAGTTTTACAGTGCACCTTCCCGCCTCAtttcatttaacaaacaaactgaaaccaaaaataatgaaagtgaataaaaacagtaaatcagaACCGATTCAACACGTCAGAAATCATCATTGATCAGAAATTAGGGCTGcagctaataattattttattatcaattaatctattgattattttgacaataCAAATATTGGTACATTTGCAGATAAAAATCCTTCAGCATGAGGAAAACTCAGCTTTCTGCAGTTAATCTTTGATTAACTGCATAAAAGATGTTTGATGAAGTTAGAAATGATTTACAGACCAAATTGTTCCTGTTTAATAGAAAAGTTTCAGTAACGAGTCATTTTTCAGGCTGCAGCCCTGAAAACAAATCCAGTCACCGTGCTGGTTCTGGGCGGACAGGCGCGGGCCGGTTCCGGTTCGTCCGGTTCCGGCTGGTCCGGCTCCTCGTCCTGCTGGTAGGAAACGTTCTCGAAGCCTCCGGCGGCGGCGCGGCGCCCCCCGCTGGCCGAGCGGCGGCGCTGCAGCTCCCGGAGCTCCACGGCGTTCAGAGACTCCAtcggttccggttccggttcatGTCTTCACCGACCCGCTGCGTCCAGACAGGAAATACCGTTTAACACCCACCTTCATATTTACGcttaaaaacgtttttacttttctggttttaatcagAAACACCATGTTTACATCAACTGTAAGCAAAAAGTCATCAACTAAcggaaataaaagctttaaaacttcaacaaatgttgttcactgaaataaattaacttttcaaaccCACTTAGGgacaaaagtgaagaaaaaactCGACTAAAACATCTTCGTCCTGCCAAGACTTCCTGTAACACAGCAGGCCtgggtgggccccatgtgggggagGGGAGAGCTGATAcatgggacccatctggtctgcAACTACCGGCTTTACAGCAACTTTACAGCAACTGCTTACTTTACAGCAACTACCGGCTTTACAGCAACTACCGGCTTTACAGCAACTTTACAGCAACTGCTGACTTTACANNNNNNNNNNNNNNNNNNNNNNNNNNNNNNNNNNNNNNNNNNNNNNNNNNNNNNNNNNNNNNNNNNNNNNNNNNNNNNNNNNNNNNNNNNNNNNNNNNNNNN of the Poecilia reticulata strain Guanapo unplaced genomic scaffold, Guppy_female_1.0+MT scaffold_233, whole genome shotgun sequence genome contains:
- the tmem74b gene encoding transmembrane protein 74B gives rise to the protein MESLNAVELRELQRRRSASGGRRAAAGGFENVSYQQDEEPDQPEPDEPEPARACPPRTSTLQVSPESCDDEDGAARGGGGGGDEGVGLAAPGPADGRSADLGFVVALVLLVSGIVLVVVAYTVPRDAGVDPDSVSARQMEKLELHYARLGSHLDRCIIAGLGLLTLGGMFLSVLLMVSICRGEMYRRRAAFVRPKRTYGSINLRMKQLATGEADGDGVERVQNSEPEPSGTPAAASAACGV